From one Parambassis ranga chromosome 5, fParRan2.1, whole genome shotgun sequence genomic stretch:
- the znf740a gene encoding gastrula zinc finger protein XlCGF57.1 isoform X13, whose product MSHLPSSSVRDHMKWAGLLGCEAVLSSMALMQASSMAAPPKKMMAPLGHGPPQREGPDRAPQSHMILPSGMSCPPLLIRKEGEFQAPRLLDEKEMRANEDMQQKKKNRKSVTPCKGAGDENGPSSKVQKNFICDHCYGAFRSGYHLKRHILIHTGVKPYACSMCDMRFFQRYHLERHKLTHTGVKPYACSMCDMRFFQRYHLARHSLTHTGVKPYACSMCDMRFFQRYHLARHSLTHTGVKPYACSMCDMRFFQRYHLARHTLTHTGTRVKPYACSMCDMRFFQRYHLARHTLTHTGVKPYACSMCDMRFFQRYHLARHSLTHTGVKPYACTMCDMRFIQRYQLERHSLTHTGVKPYACTMCDKRFFQRYHLARHSLTHMGVKPYACTMCDMKFFQRYHLARHSLTHTGVKPYACTMCDKRFFQRYHLARHSLTHMGVKPFACTVCDMRFVQRYHLARHSLTHTGVKPYACTMCDKRFFQRYHLARHSLTHMGVKPFACTMCDMRFVQRYHLARHSLTHTGVKPYACSMCDMRFIQRNHLERHSLTHTGEKPFACDMCDMRFIQRYHLERHKRVHSGEKPYQCERCQQNFSRTDRLLRHRRLCQGRGVAKVENQPCCEPRPYPQEPPPAPPTWSPLHPPPGRLAV is encoded by the exons ATGTCACATCTGCCCAGCAGCTCAGTCCGCGACCATATGAAATGg GCAGGGCTGCTTGGCTGCGAAGCTGTCCTCTCCAGTATGGCCCTGATGCAGGCCAGCTCCATGGCAGCTCCACCCAAGAAAATGATGGCTCCGCTTGGCCATGGACcaccacagagagagggacCTGATCGTGCTCCCCAGAGCCATATGATCCTTCCATCTGGAATGAGCTGTCCACCCCTG cTCATCCGGAAGGAAGGTGAATTCCAAGCTCCCCGCCTGCTGGATGAAAAGGAGATGAGGGCCAACGAGGacatgcagcagaaaaaaaagaacaggaaaTCAGTAACGCCCTGTAAA GGCGCAGGGGATGAGAATGGCCCATCATCCAAAGTGcagaaaaactttatttgtgATCACTGTTACGGAGCGTTTAGAAGTGGATACCACCTGAAGAGACACATCCTCATTCATACAG gggtgAAGCCGTACGCTTGTTCCATGTGTGACATGAGGTTTTTCCAGCGTTACCACCTGGAGAGACACAAACTCACTCATACGG GGGTGAAGCCGTACGCTTGCTCCATGTGTGACATGAGGTTCTTCCAACGTTACCATCTGGCAAGACACAGCCTCACTCATACTG GGGTGAAGCCGTACGCTTGCTCCATGTGTGACATGAGGTTCTTCCAACGTTACCATCTGGCAAGACACAGCCTCACTCATACTG GGGTGAAGCCATACGCTTGCTCCATGTGTGATATGAGATTTTTCCAACGCTACCACTTGGCAAGACACACTCTCACCCACACGGGTACAA gggtgAAGCCATATGCTTGCTCCATGTGTGACATGAGATTTTTCCAGAGATATCACCTGGCAAGACACACTCTCACCCACACGG GGGTGAAGCCATACGCTTGCTCCATGTGTGACATGAGGTTCTTCCAGCGTTACCATTTGGCAAGACACAGCCTCACTCATACTG GGGTGAAGCCCTATGCTTGTACTATGTGTGACATGAGGTTTATACAACGTTACCAACTGGAGAGACACAGTCTTACTCATACAG GGGTGAAGCCGTACGCTTGCACCATGTGTGACAAGAGGTTTTTTCAGCGCTACCATCTGGCGAGACACAGCCTCACTCATATGG GTGTGAAACCTTATGCTTGCACCATGTGTGACATGAAGTTTTTTCAACGTTACCACCTGGCAAGACACAGCCTCACTCATACGG GTGTGAAACCTTATGCTTGCACCATGTGTGACAAGAGGTTTTTTCAGCGCTACCACCTGGCGAGACACAGCCTCACTCATATGG GTGTGAAACCTTTTGCTTGTACCGTGTGTGACATGAGGTTTGTTCAGCGTTACCACCTGGCGAGACACAGCCTCACTCATACGG GTGTGAAACCTTATGCTTGCACCATGTGTGACAAGAGGTTTTTTCAGCGCTACCACCTGGCGAGACACAGCCTCACTCATATGG GTGTGAAACCATTTGCTTGTACCATGTGTGACATGAGGTTTGTCCAGCGTTACCACCTGGCGAGACACAGCCTCACTCATACGG gggtgAAGCCGTATGCTTGTTCCATGTGTGACATGAGGTTTATTCAGCGTAACCACCTGGAGAGACACAGCCTCACTCATACGG GAGAGAAGCCATTTGCTTGTGACATGTGTGATATGAGGTTTATTCAGCGCTACCACCTTGAGAGACACAAACGTGTCCATAGTGGGGAGAAGCCTTACCAGTGCGAACGATGCCAGCAG AACTTTTCACGCACAGACCGGCTGTTACGGCATCGGCGGTTGTGCCAGGGTCGTGGCGTAGCCAAAGTAGAGAACCAGCCGTGCTGCGAACCACGCCCCTATCCCCAAGAACCCCCACCAGCACCCCCAACCTGGAGTCCCCTGCATCCACCCCCAGGTCGGTTGGCTGTCTGA
- the znf740a gene encoding gastrula zinc finger protein XlCGF57.1 isoform X24 produces the protein MSHLPSSSVRDHMKWAGLLGCEAVLSSMALMQASSMAAPPKKMMAPLGHGPPQREGPDRAPQSHMILPSGMSCPPLLIRKEGEFQAPRLLDEKEMRANEDMQQKKKNRKSVTPCKVREQEGRGGKGAGDENGPSSKVQKNFICDHCYGAFRSGYHLKRHILIHTGEKPYACAVCDMRFIQRYHLERHSLIHTGVKPYACSMCDMRFFQRYHLERHKLTHTGVKPYACSMCDMRFFQRYHLARHSLTHTGVKPYACTMCDMRFIQRYQLERHSLTHTGVKPYACTMCDKRFFQRYHLARHSLTHMGVKPYACTMCDMKFFQRYHLARHSLTHTGVKPYACTMCDKRFFQRYHLARHSLTHMGVKPFACTVCDMRFVQRYHLARHSLTHTGVKPYACTMCDKRFFQRYHLARHSLTHMGVKPFACTMCDMRFVQRYHLARHSLTHTGVKPYACSMCDMRFIQRNHLERHSLTHTGEKPFACDMCDMRFIQRYHLERHKRVHSGEKPYQCERCQQNFSRTDRLLRHRRLCQGRGVAKVENQPCCEPRPYPQEPPPAPPTWSPLHPPPGRLAV, from the exons ATGTCACATCTGCCCAGCAGCTCAGTCCGCGACCATATGAAATGg GCAGGGCTGCTTGGCTGCGAAGCTGTCCTCTCCAGTATGGCCCTGATGCAGGCCAGCTCCATGGCAGCTCCACCCAAGAAAATGATGGCTCCGCTTGGCCATGGACcaccacagagagagggacCTGATCGTGCTCCCCAGAGCCATATGATCCTTCCATCTGGAATGAGCTGTCCACCCCTG cTCATCCGGAAGGAAGGTGAATTCCAAGCTCCCCGCCTGCTGGATGAAAAGGAGATGAGGGCCAACGAGGacatgcagcagaaaaaaaagaacaggaaaTCAGTAACGCCCTGTAAAGTGAGAGAACAAGAAGGAAGGGGAGGGAAG GGCGCAGGGGATGAGAATGGCCCATCATCCAAAGTGcagaaaaactttatttgtgATCACTGTTACGGAGCGTTTAGAAGTGGATACCACCTGAAGAGACACATCCTCATTCATACAG GGGAGAAGCCATATGCTTGTGCCGTATGTGACATGAGGTTTATTCAGCGTTACCACCTGGAGAGACACAGCCTCATTCACACGG gggtgAAGCCGTACGCTTGTTCCATGTGTGACATGAGGTTTTTCCAGCGTTACCACCTGGAGAGACACAAACTCACTCATACGG GGGTGAAGCCGTACGCTTGCTCCATGTGTGACATGAGGTTCTTCCAACGTTACCATCTGGCAAGACACAGCCTCACTCATACTG GGGTGAAGCCCTATGCTTGTACTATGTGTGACATGAGGTTTATACAACGTTACCAACTGGAGAGACACAGTCTTACTCATACAG GGGTGAAGCCGTACGCTTGCACCATGTGTGACAAGAGGTTTTTTCAGCGCTACCATCTGGCGAGACACAGCCTCACTCATATGG GTGTGAAACCTTATGCTTGCACCATGTGTGACATGAAGTTTTTTCAACGTTACCACCTGGCAAGACACAGCCTCACTCATACGG GTGTGAAACCTTATGCTTGCACCATGTGTGACAAGAGGTTTTTTCAGCGCTACCACCTGGCGAGACACAGCCTCACTCATATGG GTGTGAAACCTTTTGCTTGTACCGTGTGTGACATGAGGTTTGTTCAGCGTTACCACCTGGCGAGACACAGCCTCACTCATACGG GTGTGAAACCTTATGCTTGCACCATGTGTGACAAGAGGTTTTTTCAGCGCTACCACCTGGCGAGACACAGCCTCACTCATATGG GTGTGAAACCATTTGCTTGTACCATGTGTGACATGAGGTTTGTCCAGCGTTACCACCTGGCGAGACACAGCCTCACTCATACGG gggtgAAGCCGTATGCTTGTTCCATGTGTGACATGAGGTTTATTCAGCGTAACCACCTGGAGAGACACAGCCTCACTCATACGG GAGAGAAGCCATTTGCTTGTGACATGTGTGATATGAGGTTTATTCAGCGCTACCACCTTGAGAGACACAAACGTGTCCATAGTGGGGAGAAGCCTTACCAGTGCGAACGATGCCAGCAG AACTTTTCACGCACAGACCGGCTGTTACGGCATCGGCGGTTGTGCCAGGGTCGTGGCGTAGCCAAAGTAGAGAACCAGCCGTGCTGCGAACCACGCCCCTATCCCCAAGAACCCCCACCAGCACCCCCAACCTGGAGTCCCCTGCATCCACCCCCAGGTCGGTTGGCTGTCTGA